CATCAACGGAACACTGATCCTCGATGGCCTGGAGACTCACAGCTCCAAGTCGGCGAGCTTCGGCACGCTGCCGGAGGTGATCGCCAAGACGGAGCAGGGCGTGTCCGGGGCGTTCGATATCCCCGGCTCCCGCATGTTCGGCCTGTCTTCGGGCGGCCTGAACTCCAACGGCGAAGAGAACACCCGAAACTATTACGACAACGTCGCCTCGCGCCAAAAGCTCGACATGAAGCCGGCCATGGGCGTGCTGGATGAGTGCCTGATCAGGTCCTCGCTGGGTGATCGCCCCAAAGAGATCCACTACGCCTGGGCGCCACTTTGGCAGCCGACCGCGAAAGAGCGGGCCGATATTGGCAAGACCACGGCGGACACGATCAAGACGCTCAACGAAACGAAGCTTTTCCCCGAGGATGCCATTTCGAAGGCCGCGGTCAACCTGCTGGTCGAGATGAGCATCATGCCGGGGCTTGAGGCGGCGATTAACGAGTTTGGCAGTGAGGTGCCTGAGGCGGACGCTGACGACGACGCTCTGCCGGGAACGGCCGATCCCAAGCCGCCGGCGAAGACCCCGATCAGTGATGCTGCGCCTCGCACGCTCTACGTGTCCCGCAAGGTCACCAACGGCGCCGAGATCATCGCGTGGGCCAAGTCGCAAGGATTTGAAGAAACCGTCTCGGATGCTGACCTGCACGTCACCGTCGCCTACAGCCGCAACCCGGTCGATTGGATGAAGATCGGCGAGTCATGGTCAGGCGATGCCATGGGCAAGCTCAAGATTGCACCAGGTGGCGCAAGGCTGATCGACAAGTTCGGCGAAGGCGCTGTGGTGCTGCTGTTCAACAGCTCCGAGCTCTCTTGGCGCCATGTGTCGATCAACGAAGCCGCCGGCGCGACATGGGATTGGCCGGAGTATCAGCCTCACATCACCTTTACCTACGAGCCCGGCTCGGTTGACCTGAATGCGGTAGAGCCGTACCGAGGCAAGATCGAATTCGGGCCTGAGATCTTCGAGGAAATCACCCAATGATCTTCACCGACTCCATCGCCGTCTCCGGCGTTCGTCGAACGGAGGACGGCTATCTCGTTGCTGAGGCCCGAGTCGCCCGCACTGGCATTCAGGACTACCTCGGCACTGAGATCGATCCCGAGAACGAGCACGGGCTACGCGACAAACCGATCGTCCGCGTGTACCGGCCCGAGAGCGCCGTGTTTCACGCGGACGCCATGCACTCCTACGCATACCGTCCCATGACCAACGGCCACCCCGGCGGCGACGGCGTCAATTCCAAGAACTGGAAGGACGTCGCCATTGGCAGCACCGGCGGCGAAGTTGTCCGCGACGGGCAGTTCGTCAAGGTGCCTCTAGTGCTGATGGATGCCAAGGCGATCGAGGACTACGAGTCAGGCAAACGCGAGCTTTCCATGGGCTACGGCGCCGAGGTTGTGTTTCAGGACGGCGTATCGCCAGACGGGGAGGCCTTCGACTGCTTCCTCGGCCCTATGAAAATGAATCACCTGAGCCTGGAGCATCGCGCTCGAGGCG
The window above is part of the Pseudomonas prosekii genome. Proteins encoded here:
- a CDS encoding anti-CBASS protein Acb1 family protein, coding for MSAYTFIKDSLQNLVAGLGTGRDKASHTHYAVPDMDDLQLLNAFRGSWAAQKGVSIPAVDACRNWRNWQADKKQIEKIEAEETRLNVQGKILEAMLKARLFGGAAVFIGTGERDTASALNPERVRQGGIKYLTVMTRRQLTATEIEQDPQSERFGKPKAYRLPGSTVEIHPSRLVIFIGQQHPDSELAQGTSFGWGDSVLLSAMPAVKHYDETMANVVSLVYEAKIDVINIPNLMSSMQDKNYERQLLERLRLAATAKGINGTLILDGLETHSSKSASFGTLPEVIAKTEQGVSGAFDIPGSRMFGLSSGGLNSNGEENTRNYYDNVASRQKLDMKPAMGVLDECLIRSSLGDRPKEIHYAWAPLWQPTAKERADIGKTTADTIKTLNETKLFPEDAISKAAVNLLVEMSIMPGLEAAINEFGSEVPEADADDDALPGTADPKPPAKTPISDAAPRTLYVSRKVTNGAEIIAWAKSQGFEETVSDADLHVTVAYSRNPVDWMKIGESWSGDAMGKLKIAPGGARLIDKFGEGAVVLLFNSSELSWRHVSINEAAGATWDWPEYQPHITFTYEPGSVDLNAVEPYRGKIEFGPEIFEEITQ